A stretch of the Streptosporangium sp. NBC_01755 genome encodes the following:
- a CDS encoding NUDIX hydrolase: MGGIPLPGEFGQRARDILAGRTEPVPARDAATVVILREDADQVEVYLIRRKASMAFAAGAYVFPGGSVDPRDTDQEITWAGPSPAAWGEIFRADEQTARGLVCAAVRETFEESGVLLAGPSAESVVADTTGDDWEADRLALIDRTLSFADLLGGRGLVLRSDLLRPWAHWITPEVENKRFDTRFFVAALPPGQLTRDVGGEADQVVWVRPADALDQGRAGQIFLMPPTCRTLTELCAYEKVSETLAAEREIVTFMPKIAEVDGEMRIVLDDDYEFGAR, encoded by the coding sequence ATGGGCGGTATCCCGCTTCCCGGTGAGTTCGGTCAGCGTGCGCGCGACATTCTGGCCGGGCGGACGGAGCCCGTCCCCGCACGAGACGCCGCCACCGTGGTCATCCTCCGCGAGGACGCCGACCAGGTGGAGGTCTACCTGATCCGGCGCAAGGCGAGCATGGCCTTCGCCGCGGGGGCCTACGTCTTCCCCGGCGGGTCGGTCGACCCGCGCGACACCGACCAGGAAATCACCTGGGCCGGTCCTTCGCCCGCGGCCTGGGGTGAGATCTTCCGCGCGGACGAGCAGACCGCGCGGGGCCTGGTGTGCGCCGCCGTGCGGGAGACGTTCGAGGAGTCGGGGGTACTGCTGGCCGGGCCGTCCGCGGAGTCCGTCGTGGCCGACACCACCGGCGACGACTGGGAGGCCGACCGGCTCGCCCTGATCGACAGGACCCTGTCCTTCGCCGACCTCCTCGGCGGGCGCGGCCTGGTCCTCCGCTCCGACCTGCTCCGTCCCTGGGCCCACTGGATCACCCCCGAGGTCGAGAACAAGCGCTTCGACACCCGCTTCTTCGTCGCGGCGCTCCCGCCGGGCCAGCTCACCCGCGATGTCGGCGGCGAGGCCGACCAGGTGGTCTGGGTCCGGCCCGCCGATGCGCTCGACCAGGGGAGGGCGGGCCAGATCTTCCTGATGCCCCCGACCTGTCGCACGCTCACCGAGCTGTGCGCCTACGAGAAGGTGTCCGAGACGCTCGCGGCCGAGCGTGAGATCGTGACCTTCATGCCCAAGATCGCCGAGGTGGACGGGGAAATGCGCATCGTGCTCGACGACGACTACGAGTTCGGTGCCCGGTGA
- a CDS encoding MBL fold metallo-hydrolase, with the protein MSGLRIPLEGPDGAGTEHALNLLAPNPSEMTLDGTNTWVIGFGEEVLVVDPGPDDEEHLARVAGRLEGRRVVAILLTHGHHDHSGGAARFAGLVGAPVRALDPAHRLGEEGLGDGDVLTAGGLELHVVGTPGHSFDSLCFWLPQDRAILTGDTVLGRGTTMIAPDGDLADYLRSLDLLRARAEQVGAEALLPGHGPVLPDPIGALDGYIAHRRRRLDQIREARERGAATPREIVEIVYADVDRSLWFAAEMSVRAQLAYLDG; encoded by the coding sequence GTGAGCGGGCTGCGGATCCCCCTGGAGGGGCCGGACGGGGCGGGTACGGAACACGCGCTCAACCTTCTCGCCCCGAACCCCTCGGAGATGACCCTGGACGGCACCAACACGTGGGTGATCGGCTTCGGGGAGGAGGTGCTGGTCGTCGACCCCGGCCCCGACGACGAGGAGCACCTCGCGCGGGTCGCGGGCCGGCTGGAGGGCCGCCGGGTCGTCGCGATCCTGCTGACCCACGGGCACCATGACCACAGCGGTGGTGCCGCGAGGTTCGCGGGGCTGGTCGGCGCGCCCGTCAGGGCACTGGATCCCGCGCACCGGCTGGGTGAGGAGGGGCTCGGCGACGGCGACGTGCTCACGGCAGGAGGCCTGGAGCTGCACGTGGTGGGCACGCCAGGCCACTCGTTCGACTCGCTCTGCTTCTGGTTGCCACAGGACAGGGCGATCCTCACCGGCGACACCGTGCTCGGCCGCGGCACCACCATGATCGCGCCGGACGGCGACCTGGCCGACTACCTGCGCTCCCTGGACCTGCTCCGGGCGAGAGCCGAGCAGGTCGGGGCCGAGGCGCTGCTGCCCGGTCACGGCCCGGTGCTCCCCGATCCGATCGGCGCGCTCGACGGCTACATCGCGCACCGGCGGCGTCGGTTGGACCAGATCCGGGAGGCCAGGGAGCGGGGGGCGGCGACGCCTCGCGAGATCGTCGAGATCGTCTACGCGGACGTGGACAGGTCCCTCTGGTTCGCCGCCGAGATGTCGGTCCGCGCGCAGCTCGCCTATCTGGACGGCTAG
- a CDS encoding Crp/Fnr family transcriptional regulator: MNSDDVLGKAPLFAALDRESAAALRTSISEVRLAKGQTLFSENETGDRLYVVLEGKIKLSRTAPDGRENLLSVLGPSEMFGELSLFDPRPRTASATALTDVLLAGLGHDDLRPWLTGRPEVALHLLRALAQRLRRTNDVLADLVFTDVPGRVAKALLDLADRFGQRVDDGVRVHHDLTQEELAQLVGASRETVNKALADFAQRGWLRIEAKAVVIMDLERLHNRSR, encoded by the coding sequence GTGAACTCCGACGACGTGCTGGGCAAGGCCCCTCTGTTCGCCGCGCTCGACCGTGAGAGCGCCGCCGCGCTGCGCACGAGCATCTCCGAGGTACGTCTCGCCAAAGGGCAGACCCTTTTCAGCGAGAACGAGACCGGAGATCGCCTCTACGTGGTGCTCGAAGGCAAGATCAAGCTCTCCCGTACCGCACCCGACGGCCGGGAGAACCTGCTCAGCGTGCTCGGCCCGAGCGAGATGTTCGGCGAGCTTTCCCTGTTCGACCCCCGTCCCCGCACGGCGTCCGCCACAGCGCTGACCGACGTCCTGCTGGCCGGGCTCGGACACGACGACCTGCGCCCCTGGCTGACCGGCCGCCCCGAGGTCGCCCTTCACCTGCTGCGCGCCCTGGCCCAACGCCTCCGCCGTACGAACGACGTGCTGGCCGACCTGGTCTTCACAGACGTTCCCGGACGGGTGGCCAAGGCCCTGCTGGACCTGGCCGATCGTTTCGGCCAGCGGGTCGACGACGGCGTGCGGGTCCACCACGACCTCACCCAGGAGGAGCTGGCCCAGCTGGTCGGCGCCTCCCGCGAGACCGTGAACAAGGCGCTGGCCGACTTCGCCCAGCGCGGCTGGCTGCGCATCGAGGCCAAGGCCGTGGTCATCATGGACCTGGAGCGGCTGCACAACCGTTCGCGCTGA
- the nth gene encoding endonuclease III produces MLRNVSPGGESQLALVRRARRMDRILAKAYPDAHCELDFGNPLELLVATILSAQCTDKRVNTVTPTLFVKYPTAEDYAGADRAELEGIIRPTGFFRAKSNSIIGMAQTLCERFGGEVPGKLKDLVTLPGVGRKTANVVLGNAFGVPGITVDTHFQRLTHRFRWTSETDPVKIERVVAELIPKRDWTMMSHRLIWHGRRVCHARTPACGVCPLAELCPSYGIGPTDPAQAAKLVRPGPFS; encoded by the coding sequence GTGCTCCGCAATGTCAGCCCCGGTGGTGAATCCCAGCTTGCCCTGGTACGTCGAGCTCGGCGAATGGACCGGATCTTGGCGAAGGCCTATCCCGACGCCCATTGCGAGCTTGACTTCGGCAATCCTCTTGAGCTGCTGGTTGCGACGATCTTGTCCGCACAGTGCACGGATAAAAGGGTCAATACGGTCACTCCTACCCTTTTTGTGAAATATCCCACAGCAGAAGACTATGCCGGTGCCGACCGGGCCGAGCTGGAGGGGATCATCCGGCCCACCGGGTTCTTCCGGGCCAAGAGCAACAGCATCATCGGCATGGCCCAGACCCTGTGTGAGCGCTTCGGCGGCGAGGTCCCGGGAAAGCTCAAGGATCTGGTGACCCTGCCGGGAGTCGGCCGCAAGACCGCCAATGTGGTGCTCGGCAACGCCTTCGGGGTGCCCGGAATCACCGTCGACACCCACTTCCAGCGGCTCACCCACCGCTTCCGGTGGACCTCGGAGACCGACCCGGTGAAGATCGAGCGGGTCGTCGCCGAGCTCATACCGAAGCGCGACTGGACGATGATGTCCCACCGCTTGATCTGGCATGGCCGCCGCGTCTGTCATGCCCGCACGCCGGCCTGCGGAGTGTGCCCGCTCGCCGAGCTCTGCCCCTCGTACGGCATCGGCCCCACGGACCCCGCCCAGGCCGCCAAGCTGGTGCGTCCCGGCCCCTTCTCGTGA
- a CDS encoding NUDIX hydrolase, with amino-acid sequence MEEVPGWLETLAERVAGTPVPSMMRPPAAGGRPAAVLLLFGEGPLGPDVLLIQRSSRGRTHAGQPAFPGGGVDPEDDGPIAAALREAGEETGLDPTGVQVIGTMPELYVSRSDNRVTPVLAWWHTPCVVHAASPDEVESVERVPIRELVDPANRIRLRHPSGYSGPAFRVRGLLVWGFTAGVLDGVLGRSGFELPWDRSRIEDIPPDVLNLASR; translated from the coding sequence GTGGAAGAGGTTCCCGGATGGTTGGAAACGCTGGCGGAGCGGGTCGCGGGAACGCCGGTGCCCTCGATGATGCGTCCGCCGGCGGCCGGCGGGCGCCCGGCCGCGGTGCTGCTGCTCTTCGGCGAGGGGCCGCTCGGTCCGGACGTGCTGCTCATCCAGCGGAGCTCACGCGGGCGCACACACGCCGGGCAGCCCGCGTTCCCGGGCGGCGGGGTGGACCCGGAGGACGACGGCCCGATCGCCGCCGCGCTGCGCGAGGCCGGTGAGGAGACCGGTCTGGATCCGACGGGCGTCCAGGTGATCGGGACCATGCCCGAGCTGTACGTGAGCCGCAGCGACAACCGGGTGACCCCGGTGCTGGCCTGGTGGCACACGCCCTGCGTGGTCCACGCGGCCTCGCCGGACGAGGTGGAGTCGGTGGAGCGGGTCCCGATCCGCGAGCTCGTCGACCCGGCCAACCGGATCAGGCTGCGCCATCCGAGTGGTTACTCGGGGCCGGCTTTCCGGGTGCGCGGGCTGCTGGTGTGGGGGTTCACCGCGGGAGTGCTCGACGGTGTGCTCGGCCGTTCGGGTTTCGAGCTTCCCTGGGATCGTTCACGGATCGAGGACATCCCGCCCGACGTCCTCAACCTCGCGTCCCGTTGA
- a CDS encoding HEAT repeat domain-containing protein, producing the protein MAMIGGAATVGALIETALRERDQEGAARWRVITQLQERGDLETFTAARRLCSGKTTAERMLGVDILGRLGFVDRTLPVLRGLSVREENCLVLYSVLIAFGHLRDRRGLPSVIALSEHADPRIRYGAAYALPNIMGNPPDPTGLAALRRLTLDPDGDVADWARLGLALSTGREVEDVGRDVLDP; encoded by the coding sequence ATGGCGATGATCGGAGGAGCGGCGACCGTGGGGGCTCTCATCGAGACCGCGCTGCGGGAGCGAGATCAGGAGGGCGCGGCCCGCTGGCGCGTGATCACCCAGCTGCAGGAACGGGGCGATCTGGAGACCTTCACCGCGGCACGGAGACTCTGCTCGGGAAAGACCACGGCCGAGCGGATGCTCGGGGTCGACATCCTGGGGCGGCTCGGCTTCGTCGACCGGACCCTGCCGGTGCTTCGCGGCCTGTCGGTCCGTGAGGAAAACTGCCTGGTGCTCTACTCGGTACTGATCGCCTTCGGCCACCTCAGGGACCGCCGCGGGCTACCGTCGGTGATCGCCCTCTCCGAACACGCCGATCCCCGGATCAGGTACGGGGCCGCCTACGCGCTGCCGAACATCATGGGCAACCCACCCGACCCGACGGGCCTGGCAGCGCTGCGACGGCTGACCCTCGATCCCGACGGGGACGTGGCCGACTGGGCTCGACTGGGCCTGGCCCTGTCAACGGGACGCGAGGTTGAGGACGTCGGGCGGGATGTCCTCGATCCGTGA
- a CDS encoding MarP family serine protease: MSGDLLDLILIALMVAFAVSGYRQGFIIGALSFVGFVGGGLLGMFIAPPIAGAVVDGETERALLAIVIVFLAATIGQFASSTIGAVVRSHVTWEPAKIVDAVGGTFASAFSVLIIAWLIGSLITSSQFTLLGEQVSKSLLINTVDQTMPKLARDLQKPFKDFIDTSGFPRVFDGIAGGQFVEVAPPDRSAPKSAALSRARRGIVKVQGVAASCRKHIEGTGFVYAQNKIMTNAHVVAGVDQDLQVIDHLNNVHPAQVVLYNPDRDIAILHVPGMNLPILRFDGTAKKDDDAIVAGFPHGQGYTMSPARIRDRQKAQGPNIYEHKTVNRDVYWIRGLVRQGNSGGPLLTTDGKVYGVVFAAATDRAETGFVLTAAEVAPDAEDGSTLSNRVDTQKCTRN; this comes from the coding sequence GTGAGCGGTGATCTCCTCGACCTCATCCTGATCGCCCTGATGGTGGCCTTCGCGGTGTCGGGATACCGCCAGGGGTTCATCATCGGGGCCCTGAGCTTTGTCGGTTTTGTCGGTGGCGGGTTGCTGGGCATGTTCATCGCCCCGCCCATCGCCGGAGCGGTGGTCGACGGTGAGACCGAGCGGGCGCTGCTGGCGATCGTCATCGTCTTCCTCGCCGCCACGATCGGTCAGTTCGCGTCGTCGACGATCGGCGCCGTGGTCCGCAGCCATGTCACCTGGGAGCCCGCCAAGATCGTCGACGCGGTCGGCGGCACCTTCGCGAGCGCCTTCTCAGTGCTGATCATCGCGTGGCTGATCGGCTCGCTGATCACCTCCTCGCAGTTCACGCTGCTCGGGGAGCAGGTCAGTAAGTCCCTGTTGATCAACACGGTCGATCAGACGATGCCGAAGCTGGCCAGGGACCTGCAGAAGCCCTTCAAGGACTTCATCGACACCTCCGGCTTTCCCAGGGTGTTCGACGGCATAGCGGGCGGCCAGTTCGTCGAGGTCGCGCCACCCGACCGGAGCGCGCCGAAGAGCGCGGCGCTCTCGCGGGCCCGCCGGGGCATCGTCAAGGTCCAGGGCGTGGCCGCCAGCTGCCGCAAGCACATCGAGGGCACCGGGTTCGTCTACGCCCAGAACAAGATCATGACGAACGCGCACGTGGTCGCCGGGGTCGACCAGGACCTTCAGGTCATCGACCACCTCAACAACGTCCACCCGGCCCAGGTGGTGCTCTACAACCCCGACAGGGACATCGCGATCCTGCACGTCCCCGGCATGAACCTGCCGATCCTGCGCTTCGACGGCACGGCCAAGAAGGACGACGACGCCATCGTCGCGGGCTTCCCGCACGGCCAGGGTTACACCATGAGCCCGGCCCGGATCAGGGACCGGCAGAAGGCTCAGGGACCCAACATCTACGAGCACAAGACCGTCAACCGGGATGTCTACTGGATCCGCGGCCTGGTCCGGCAGGGCAACTCCGGCGGGCCGCTGCTCACCACCGACGGCAAGGTCTACGGCGTCGTCTTCGCGGCGGCCACCGACAGGGCGGAGACCGGATTCGTGCTGACCGCCGCCGAAGTGGCGCCGGACGCCGAGGACGGTTCCACGTTGTCCAATCGGGTGGACACCCAGAAGTGCACCCGGAACTGA
- a CDS encoding DUF309 domain-containing protein has product MNGRDRDADGRPRNRRPRDAFGRPLPHGAEGVERIPDDYAPSAAEAVSEAHRLLGEGRPFHAHEVLEGRWKNSPAQERELWQGLAQICVGLTHLQRGNRRGAATLFARGADRISRYGTPYEEMAVAAGRLDDLDAETAIAVIRDLIRHRVPPKGASPGASPDGTSVA; this is encoded by the coding sequence GTGAACGGGCGGGACCGGGATGCCGACGGGAGGCCGCGCAACCGGCGTCCCCGCGACGCGTTCGGGAGGCCGCTGCCGCACGGCGCGGAGGGCGTGGAACGCATCCCGGACGACTACGCGCCGAGCGCGGCGGAGGCCGTCTCCGAGGCGCATCGGCTGCTCGGCGAGGGACGCCCGTTCCACGCCCACGAGGTGCTGGAGGGCCGCTGGAAGAACTCCCCCGCCCAGGAGCGCGAGCTGTGGCAGGGACTGGCGCAGATCTGCGTCGGCCTCACTCACCTGCAGCGGGGCAACCGCAGGGGAGCCGCGACGCTGTTCGCCCGGGGCGCCGACCGGATCAGCCGGTACGGCACCCCGTACGAGGAGATGGCCGTGGCGGCCGGGAGGCTGGACGACCTGGACGCCGAAACGGCCATCGCCGTGATCAGAGACTTGATCCGGCACCGGGTTCCGCCAAAGGGGGCGAGCCCAGGGGCCTCCCCGGATGGGACGTCCGTGGCCTGA
- a CDS encoding alpha/beta fold hydrolase, with translation MSRPDESMVRVEGPWTHHAVHAGGTRFHVVEAGTGPLVLLLHGFPQFWWSWRNQLVSLPAAGYRAVAVDLRGYGASDKPPRGYDLYTLAADAAGLVRALGESSAIVVGHDWGGLLAWTMAVKDPKAVLRLVTVSAPHPRRLRAALFTEPFGQFRAARYALGFQLPVLPERRLTADSGAMVGQLLEKWSAPGWPQEEVAKVYRDAFRIPNVSHCALEYHRWFGRSQLRPDGWRYAKTMRAQINVPTLQLHGALDRHVLPRTAQGSGRYVAAPYRWRLLEGAGHFPHEERPAEFDAELLAWLSDPEPDR, from the coding sequence GTGAGCAGACCCGACGAGTCCATGGTCAGGGTGGAGGGTCCGTGGACCCACCACGCCGTCCATGCCGGAGGCACTCGCTTCCACGTCGTGGAGGCCGGTACGGGCCCTCTCGTGCTGCTGCTACACGGCTTCCCGCAGTTCTGGTGGAGCTGGCGCAACCAACTTGTCTCGCTGCCGGCCGCGGGCTACCGCGCCGTCGCCGTCGATCTGCGGGGCTACGGCGCCAGCGACAAGCCGCCACGTGGCTATGACCTGTACACCCTGGCCGCCGACGCGGCCGGGCTGGTCAGGGCACTGGGCGAGAGCTCCGCGATCGTCGTCGGCCACGACTGGGGCGGGCTGCTCGCCTGGACCATGGCCGTGAAGGATCCGAAGGCGGTCCTGCGGCTGGTCACCGTCTCCGCGCCACACCCCCGCCGTCTCCGCGCCGCGCTGTTCACCGAGCCGTTCGGCCAGTTCCGCGCGGCCCGCTACGCGCTGGGGTTCCAGCTGCCGGTGCTTCCCGAGCGGCGCCTGACCGCCGACTCCGGCGCCATGGTGGGGCAGTTGCTGGAGAAGTGGTCGGCTCCCGGCTGGCCGCAGGAGGAGGTGGCGAAGGTCTACCGCGACGCGTTCCGCATCCCCAACGTCTCGCACTGTGCGCTGGAGTACCACCGCTGGTTCGGCCGCTCCCAGCTCCGCCCGGACGGGTGGCGCTACGCGAAGACCATGCGCGCCCAGATCAACGTACCGACTCTGCAGTTGCACGGCGCGCTCGACAGGCATGTCCTGCCCCGTACCGCCCAGGGCTCGGGCCGCTACGTGGCCGCTCCCTACCGGTGGCGGCTGCTCGAAGGCGCCGGGCACTTCCCGCACGAGGAGCGCCCGGCGGAGTTCGACGCCGAGCTCCTCGCCTGGCTGTCCGATCCGGAGCCCGACCGGTGA
- a CDS encoding phage holin family protein — protein sequence MTHIPPAEPQEESLGALVAAATDHMSTLVRAEIELAKAELRFDAKRVGVAAGLFGAAAFMAHLCLILASFAIAYGLVAAGMWTWLAFLIVTVFYLVVAGLLVFVGVRRLKGLTGMRRTLRSLKTIKSGAELDSVPATPVTAGQVGSHRDPVRPGQ from the coding sequence ATGACACATATTCCGCCCGCGGAGCCACAGGAGGAGTCACTGGGCGCGCTGGTCGCCGCGGCCACTGACCACATGTCCACCCTGGTCCGCGCCGAGATCGAGCTGGCCAAGGCCGAGCTGAGGTTCGATGCCAAACGGGTCGGCGTGGCGGCGGGTCTCTTCGGTGCCGCGGCGTTCATGGCCCACCTGTGCCTGATCCTCGCCTCGTTCGCGATCGCCTACGGCCTGGTCGCCGCAGGCATGTGGACCTGGCTCGCCTTCCTGATCGTCACCGTGTTCTATCTGGTCGTGGCCGGGCTGCTGGTCTTCGTCGGCGTTCGGCGGCTCAAGGGCCTGACCGGAATGAGGCGGACCCTGCGCTCGCTCAAGACCATCAAGAGCGGAGCCGAACTCGACTCCGTTCCCGCCACTCCGGTCACGGCCGGTCAGGTGGGCAGCCATCGCGACCCGGTGAGACCGGGCCAGTGA
- the acs gene encoding acetate--CoA ligase: MAPETPGSETRETQETLSNLLNETRRFAPPAGLAAAANVTAEAYAEAEQDRLAFWEKQADRLTWSKRWDTTLEWNPPFAKWFIGGELNIAYNCVDRHVEAGRGDKVAYYWEGEPEGDSRTLTYADLRREVSKAANALQELGVGKGDRVAIYMPMIPELPITMLACARIGAIHSVVFGGFSSSALSGRIKDADARIVVTADGGYRRGAPSALKPTVDEAVAECPGIEHVLVVRRTGQEVGQTDKDVWWHDVVDRQSDVHEALPNDAEDPLYILYTSGTTGRPKGILHTTGGYLTQVAYTHNAVFDLKPDTDVYWCTADIGWVTGHSYLVYGPLANGATSVIYEGTPDTPHRGRFWEIVQKYGVTLLYTAPTAIRTFMKWGDDIPAKYDMSSLRILGSVGEPINPEAYVWYREHIGGNRTPVVDTWWQTETGAIMISPLPGVTEGKPGAAMRPLPGITADVVDDQGRSVGNGGGGYLAIRDPWPSMLRTIWGDDQRYIDTYWSRFEGMYFAGDGAKKDQDGDIWLLGRVDDVMLVSGHNISTTEVESALVSHPKVAEAAVVGATDPVTGQAIVSFVILRGNAEEGADIAAELRAHVSKTLGPIAKPRQILVVPELPKTRSGKIMRRLLRDVAENRSIGDVTTLADSTVMNLISEKLPSAKSED; the protein is encoded by the coding sequence GTGGCCCCGGAGACCCCTGGTTCCGAGACTCGTGAGACCCAGGAGACGCTGTCGAACCTGCTGAACGAGACCCGGCGGTTCGCCCCTCCCGCAGGTCTGGCCGCGGCCGCGAACGTGACCGCCGAGGCCTATGCGGAGGCCGAGCAGGACCGTCTCGCCTTCTGGGAGAAGCAGGCCGACCGTCTGACCTGGTCGAAGCGCTGGGACACCACCCTTGAGTGGAACCCGCCCTTCGCCAAGTGGTTCATCGGCGGCGAGCTCAACATCGCCTACAACTGCGTCGACCGCCATGTGGAGGCGGGCCGCGGTGACAAGGTCGCCTATTACTGGGAGGGCGAGCCCGAGGGCGACAGCCGCACGCTCACCTACGCCGACCTGCGGCGCGAGGTCTCCAAGGCAGCCAACGCGCTCCAGGAGCTGGGCGTCGGCAAGGGCGACCGGGTCGCGATCTACATGCCGATGATCCCCGAACTGCCGATCACGATGCTGGCCTGCGCCCGTATCGGAGCGATCCACTCGGTCGTGTTCGGCGGGTTCTCCTCCAGCGCGCTCAGCGGCCGGATCAAGGACGCGGACGCCAGGATCGTGGTCACCGCCGACGGCGGCTACCGTCGCGGCGCGCCCAGCGCGCTCAAGCCGACAGTGGACGAGGCGGTCGCGGAGTGCCCCGGCATCGAGCACGTCCTGGTCGTGAGGCGGACCGGCCAGGAGGTCGGCCAGACCGACAAGGACGTCTGGTGGCACGATGTGGTGGACCGGCAGTCCGACGTCCACGAGGCGCTGCCGAACGATGCCGAGGATCCGCTCTACATCCTCTACACCAGTGGCACGACCGGTAGGCCCAAGGGCATCCTGCACACCACCGGCGGCTACCTCACCCAGGTCGCGTACACCCACAACGCGGTCTTCGACCTCAAGCCCGACACCGACGTCTACTGGTGCACCGCCGACATCGGCTGGGTGACGGGCCACTCCTACCTCGTGTACGGCCCGCTGGCCAACGGCGCGACCAGCGTCATCTACGAGGGCACCCCGGACACCCCGCACCGCGGCCGGTTCTGGGAGATCGTGCAGAAGTACGGGGTCACGCTGCTCTACACCGCCCCGACGGCCATCCGCACGTTCATGAAGTGGGGCGACGACATCCCCGCCAAGTACGACATGTCGTCCCTGCGGATCCTGGGCAGCGTCGGCGAGCCGATCAACCCCGAGGCGTACGTCTGGTACCGCGAGCACATCGGTGGCAACCGCACCCCGGTCGTCGACACCTGGTGGCAGACCGAGACCGGCGCCATCATGATCAGCCCGCTGCCCGGCGTCACCGAGGGCAAGCCCGGCGCGGCCATGCGCCCGCTGCCGGGCATCACCGCCGACGTGGTCGACGACCAGGGCCGCAGCGTCGGCAACGGCGGTGGCGGCTACCTCGCGATCCGCGACCCGTGGCCGTCGATGCTCCGCACGATCTGGGGCGACGACCAGCGCTACATCGACACCTACTGGTCCCGCTTCGAGGGCATGTACTTCGCGGGCGACGGCGCCAAGAAGGACCAGGACGGCGACATCTGGCTGCTCGGCCGCGTGGACGACGTCATGCTCGTCTCCGGGCACAACATCTCCACCACCGAGGTCGAGTCGGCGCTGGTCTCCCACCCGAAGGTCGCCGAGGCGGCCGTGGTCGGGGCCACCGATCCGGTGACCGGGCAGGCCATCGTGTCGTTCGTGATCCTGCGCGGCAACGCCGAGGAGGGAGCGGACATCGCCGCCGAACTCCGCGCCCACGTGTCCAAGACTCTGGGCCCGATCGCGAAGCCCCGCCAGATCCTGGTGGTGCCCGAGCTGCCCAAGACCCGCTCCGGCAAGATCATGCGGCGTCTCCTGCGCGACGTGGCGGAGAACCGCAGCATCGGCGACGTCACCACGCTGGCCGACAGCACGGTGATGAATCTCATCTCGGAGAAGCTGCCCAGCGCCAAGAGCGAGGACTGA
- a CDS encoding oxidoreductase codes for MSDPLAVIAGMPGVSEAVTDARKAVDRLYGHRVLRRKSPEVSARSALRGARASAALEGVDIPLDVIPEVTDPVVQGALRVSAELGRLGPTWRTAPRQVLARLHTLAASGLTKDLGRPRATAEASDPLGLGAAPEPQEAVARVDGLVQLVTASSKAPALVLAAVVHAELAVLRPFGSADGVVARAAERLTLVEFGLDPKSLVAVEVGHLELGPAYGEGLRSYLSGTPEGVAAWVRHCATAVTLGVREATAICEAMQRG; via the coding sequence GTGAGCGACCCATTGGCTGTCATCGCAGGAATGCCCGGAGTGTCCGAGGCGGTCACCGACGCGCGCAAGGCCGTCGACCGGCTTTACGGGCACCGTGTACTGCGGCGTAAGAGCCCGGAGGTGTCGGCCAGGTCCGCTCTGCGCGGTGCCCGCGCGTCAGCCGCACTGGAAGGCGTGGACATCCCGCTCGATGTCATCCCCGAGGTCACCGACCCGGTGGTACAAGGCGCGCTGCGCGTCTCGGCCGAACTGGGGCGGCTTGGCCCGACCTGGCGCACGGCGCCCCGCCAGGTGCTGGCCAGGCTGCACACGCTCGCCGCCTCGGGGCTCACCAAGGACCTCGGCCGCCCCCGGGCCACGGCCGAGGCGTCCGATCCACTCGGTCTGGGGGCCGCGCCCGAACCGCAGGAGGCGGTGGCGCGGGTGGACGGTCTTGTCCAGCTGGTGACGGCCTCCTCGAAGGCGCCGGCGCTGGTGCTCGCCGCCGTCGTGCACGCGGAACTGGCGGTGTTGCGCCCGTTCGGGTCGGCGGACGGGGTGGTCGCGCGGGCGGCGGAGCGGCTGACGCTGGTGGAGTTCGGCCTGGACCCGAAATCGCTGGTGGCCGTCGAGGTGGGCCACCTCGAACTCGGCCCGGCCTACGGGGAGGGACTGCGGTCATACCTGAGCGGTACCCCCGAGGGCGTGGCGGCGTGGGTACGACACTGTGCGACGGCGGTCACGCTGGGCGTGCGTGAGGCCACGGCGATCTGCGAGGCCATGCAGCGAGGCTGA